The Rhodococcus triatomae genome includes a window with the following:
- a CDS encoding TetR/AcrR family transcriptional regulator has protein sequence MPDTDQTQTPRRQARGRRRSAEILDAAEQVFADRGFERTTTNAIAEAARISPGSLYQYFRNKEEIAAALAERYTNALTTAQEAAVGARGDDAEELDVFVTRAVDRMVAFNAEHPVFLALFMRADAPTALTTAIAPLQEALAARVHEVIATHAPGRDSADIALIALTALQIARGIMPVVARADDPLASPLTAELKRALRAYLSAAIGN, from the coding sequence AGGCGACGCAGCGCCGAGATCCTCGACGCGGCCGAACAGGTCTTCGCGGATCGCGGATTCGAGCGAACCACGACGAACGCGATCGCCGAGGCGGCCCGGATCTCACCGGGGTCGCTCTACCAGTACTTCCGGAACAAGGAGGAGATCGCCGCCGCACTCGCGGAGCGCTACACGAACGCCCTGACCACGGCTCAGGAAGCAGCCGTCGGCGCGCGCGGTGACGATGCGGAGGAGCTCGATGTGTTCGTCACCCGCGCGGTCGATCGCATGGTGGCGTTCAACGCCGAACACCCGGTGTTTCTGGCGCTGTTCATGCGCGCGGACGCGCCGACGGCGTTGACCACGGCGATTGCCCCACTCCAGGAAGCCCTCGCCGCACGCGTCCACGAGGTGATCGCCACCCACGCCCCGGGCCGGGATTCCGCCGACATCGCATTGATCGCGCTCACCGCGCTGCAGATCGCGCGCGGAATCATGCCCGTCGTCGCCCGCGCCGACGATCCCCTCGCCAGCCCGCTCACCGCGGAGCTGAAGAGGGCACTGCGCGCCTACCTCTCGGCAGCCATCGGCAACTGA